A window of Babesia microti strain RI chromosome III, complete genome contains these coding sequences:
- a CDS encoding hypothetical protein (overlaps_old_locusTagID:BBM_III02810) yields MLNVAIVGIYITLFSTQCAVILTTHQSRPNTFIIPMPINRLPSKYIIGGKFTKNLFKKVRRTIMLQREMPWEKSERLRKVKQSQQDGLLPNPKTSYDSYILYKPHPLSELKGRLKHIKNKLEEIGGEEISALYCGIRKLTKPIRDCDEALLICFSYTVFPSLYWPIRNRLVKEDYCLRVLTIKDGKKNRSRRVYRRDIYPQMPLNHPYRQSEVFTKFFSNLTPRITENITTTNSNESVTTNDDLANISEDYTQLNI; encoded by the coding sequence ATGCTTAATGTAGCAATTGTTgggatatatataactCTATTCTCAACACAATGCGCAGTAATACTCACCACTCATCAATCTCGACCAAACACATTCATAATTCCTATGCCAATTAACCGCTTACCAagcaaatatatcattgGTGGCAAGTTCACCAAGAATCTATTCAAAAAAGTAAGGAGAACAATCATGTTACAACGAGAAATGCCCTGGGAGAAGTCTGAACGACTCAGAAAGGTAAAACAATCACAACAAGATGGGCTGCTACCAAATCCCAAAACAAGTTATGATTCCTACATATTGTACAAGCCGCATCCCCTATCCGAGCTTAAGGGCAGGCTTAAacatatcaaaaataagcTGGAAGAGATTGGTGGAGAGGAAATCAGTGCCCTTTATTGTGGGATTAGAAAATTGACTAAACCGATAAGAGACTGTGATGAGGCACTGTTAATTTGCTTTTCATACACCGTCTTCCCCAGTCTCTATTGGCCAATAAGGAATAGACTGGTTAAAGAAGATTACTGTTTGCGTGTGTTGACAATTAAAGATGGCAAAAAAAATCGTTCACGGCGAGTTTATCGTAGAGATATTTACCCACAGATGCCACTCAACCATCCCTACCGTCAAAGCGAAGTTTTCACCAAGTTTTTCAGCAATCTTACACCTCGAATCACTGAAAACATCACAACAACTAACTCCAATGAAAGTGTCACTActaatgatgatttagCCAACATTAGCGAAGATTACACTCAAttaaatatctaa
- a CDS encoding ubiquitin regulatory protein, putative (overlaps_old_locusTagID:BBM_III02815), producing the protein MRAHDGAIIMPNIVSFSDINEQKEDQESVFSFTGGLKSGIQVENNSSDRPRTVELYKDGFIVDGGEFRSLEDPENKKFIREIQQGIAPKELHGGNNEICIQLVDHQSIPFPGKQSKTKNTPLRERRFEKYSKVPGKTRTVNIKLYTGESISLEISESASINDLFDSINSLSGLNTQQYILLADYPPKQITYPPTVTLSSTDLFNTIIIQRKTN; encoded by the exons ATGCGTGCTCATGATGGGGCTATCATTATGCCTAACATAGT CTCCTTCAGCGACATAAACGAACAGAAGGAAGACCAAGAGTCAGTTTTTAGCTTCACCGGTGGACTCAAGAG TGGCATCCAAGTTGAAAACAACTCGAG CGATAGGCCCAGGACCGTTGAACTCTACAAGGACGGATTTATTGTGGACGGAGGGGAGTTTAGGAGTCTTGAAGACCCagaaaacaaaaaattcattcgTGAGATTCAACAGGGTATCGCGCCAAAGGAATTGCACGGTGGAAATAACGAAATTTGCATACAGCTCGTTGACCACCAATCAATCCCATTCCCTGGAAAG CAAAGCAAAACTAAAAATACACCGTTAAGGGAACGTAGATTTGAGAAATACAGCAAAGTACCTGGCAAAACCCGCACAGTCAACATAAAACTATACACAG GTGAATCTATATCTCTGGAAATATCCGAAAGCGCCTCCATCAACGATTTATTTGACTCTATAAACAGCCTTTCAGGACTTAATACACAACAATACATTTTGTTGGCCGACTATCCGCCCAAACAGATAACCTACCCACCAACAGTCACTCTTTCCTCAACTG ATTTGTTCAACACCATTATTATTCAAAGGAAGACCAATTAG
- a CDS encoding hypothetical protein (overlaps_old_locusTagID:BBM_III02820), protein MNANDLSKAISERFTTGYYSRCLELCNNNPRISTSELIAQRCKICLKQFSDMTVLCSLDSDDPNSRAIALSKQIAELRKGTGKIPLEHKEMLFQSLNDFMYHGSSQEELLPESLTLLADAYLQLEDHKSAIKLCSKSNAQTCAMGMYIHLRMNTYSMALEISKSVALQHNNSPTCLLASAYANFSNGKWCEGFDLISSAERALDALDPMIVQQPDSVCFATAKAIGYMGMGDWQLALEHLEQVKNDPCNDGNLLANMVTCYWNLNNEEGAQKTYKLLEESYPNNTLVVDTKFITQCVEEFEAKYCK, encoded by the exons ATGAACGCAAATGACTTATCTAAAGCTATTTCCGAGAGATTTACCACGGGATACTACAGCAGATGTTTGGAGCTATGTAACAACAACCCTAGAATTTCAACTTCAGAACTTATCGCGCAAAGATGCAAAATTTGTCTAAAGCAATTCTCGGACATGACCGTCCTTTGCTCTTTGGACTCAGACGATCCAAATTCACGGGCAATCGCTTTGTCTAAGCAG ATAGCTGAGTTAAGGAAAGGCACCGGTAAGATCCCCCTGGAACACAAAGAAATGCTATTCCAAAGcttaaatgattttatgtaCCACGGCAGTTCACAAGAAGAATTACTGCCCGAATCACTAACATTACTGGCGGATGCTTATCTCCAGTTGGAAGATCATAAGTCTGCAATCAAATTGTGTTCCAAAAGCAATGCACAAAC CTGTGCCATGGGGATGTACATACATTTGAGGATGAATACTTACAGTATGGCATTGGAAATATCTAAAAGCGTGGCACTGCAACACAATAATTCCCCTACATGTTTACTGGCTTCTGCCTACGCAAACTTTTCCAATGGGAAGTGGTGTGAGGGATTTGACCTTATTAGCTCTGCGGAAAGGGCGCTGGATGCACTAGACCCAATGATCGTACAGCAACCCGATTCAGTCTGTTTTGCCACGGCAAAAGCTATTGGCTATATGGGCATGGGAGATTGGCAGTTGGCCCTGGAGCACCTGGAACAGGTTAAAAATGACCCCTGCAATGATGGAAATTTGTTGGCAAACATGGTGACTTGCTACTGGAATTTGAATAACGAGGAAGGGGCGCAGAAAACGTACAAGCTTTTAGAGGAAAGTTATCCGAACAACACTTTGGTCGTGGATACCAAGTTTATCACACAATGTGTGGAGGAATTTGAAGCTAAATActgtaaatga
- a CDS encoding hypothetical protein (overlaps_old_locusTagID:BBM_III02825), producing the protein MNLRSNSLLVKCFTSAFIYYVPQDMVMGFLIASNHHSKGTGVTGAITNDYSTNASEVANQLGISASQIMVKRGFGFTKYELI; encoded by the exons ATGAATCTTAGGTCTAACTCGTTGCTGGTGAAATGTTTCACGTCAGCATTCATCTATTACGTGCCACAGGATATGGTAATGGGCTTTTTAATTGCCTCAAACCACCATTCG AAAGGCACGGGTGTGACAGGGGCCATCACTAATGACTACTCGACTAATGCCAGCGAAGTTGCCAACCAATTGGGCATAAGTGCTAGTCAGATTATGGTTAAAAGAGGGTTTGGATTTACTAAATATGAACTTATATAA
- a CDS encoding hypothetical protein (overlaps_old_locusTagID:BBM_III02825;~overlaps_old_locusTagID:BBM_III02830): MESQGVGPRYVFFKVTSIFTLIVLFLILFTNVCLLIRKKQMCDVTESGCDAKAFVKNLKLSGVLTKNDIEEFKFNHIDTLYYEINKLKNLPNYPINNYKAYISGDSSKIYLSDLTGFFTPSNNSVNPSNSKFTHNDTSKLHSGISFNMENYVKWEEVDRSKLINLTNAKFATMEIIDGRVIIRNFTPLSVYLEGHCNCKNFYQLKPIDLIPFRSIKSSSTDNTNYDDSMVKNTIIITCKEYADEIVSGVISRYLDDNQFDVNKYVMGETTRKLKKPDKLTITNHTHSDTTVSTLDAINHKKYNNKNEKNGVDKKKDLGSDESIAIIDDSELYYDYFSDGLPAPKLDEYIFDRLVLETSMNKLHPSTPTNSIEGDTNDVDNTIIRTLNNAAPEVSQDQKGLRTETMDVCIPLWIDGECLGLQVGKQIPLEQNYHVETTTITNSSSNNISVLPKTLYLPTYTTIDERLEERGTQIYETGKSNSLEETTGTEEFEQSKEVDDKDK; encoded by the coding sequence ATGGAGAGTCAAGGCGTTGGACCGCGTTATGTGTTTTTCAAAGTAacatcaatttttacactCATAGTGCTGTTTCTAATACTTTTTACAAATGTATGTTTGCTCATCCGAAAAAAACAAATGTGCGATGTTACAGAAAGTGGTTGTGATGCTAAAgcatttgtaaaaaatctTAAACTATCAGGGGTGTTGACAAAGAACGATATTGAGGAATTTAAATTCAACCACATAGATACACTATActatgaaattaataagtTAAAAAACCTTCCAAACTACCCAATAAATAACTACAAGGCCTATATTTCTGGAGATTCTAGCAAAATTTACCTTTCTGATTTAACAGGTTTTTTCACACCTTCAAACAATTCAGTTAATCCAAGTAATTCAAAATTCACGCATAATGACACTAGTAAATTACACAGTGGTATTTCGTTTAACATGGAGAATTATGTTAAATGGGAGGAAGTTGACAGGTCGAAGTTGattaatttgacaaatGCAAAATTTGCGACTATGGAAATTATAGATGGCAGAGTTATCATTCGCAATTTTACACCCCTTTCCGTTTACCTAGAAGGGCACTGCAATTGCAAGAACTTTTACCAACTTAAACCCATAGATCTCATTCCATTCAGAAGCATTAAGAGTTCCTCCACCGACAACACAAATTATGACGACTCAATGGTTAAAAACACCATCATTATAACATGTAAGGAGTATGCTGATGAAATTGTGAGTGGTGTAATATCTCGGTATCTTGAtgataatcaatttgatgTAAACAAATATGTTATGGGGGAAACTACCAGAAAGTTGAAAAAACCCGATAAATTAACCATCACCAACCACACTCATAGTGACACAACAGTTAGCACTTTGGATGCGATAAatcacaaaaaatataataataaaaacgAAAAAAATGGTGTGGATAAAAAGAAAGATTTGGGATCTGATGAATCAATAGCCATAATAGATGATTCGGAACTCTACTATGATTACTTCTCGGACGGCCTGCCAGCACCAAAATTAGACgagtatatatttgacaGGTTGGTTTTGGAAACTAGCATGAACAAACTACATCCATCAACACCAACCAATTCAATTGAAGGCGATACAAATGATGTtgataatacaattataagAACGCTTAATAATGCGGCACCTGAAGTGAGTCAGGATCAAAAGGGATTGAGAACAGAAACAATGGATGTTTGTATACCCCTGTGGATTGATGGAGAATGTTTGGGCCTGCAAGTTGGTAAACAAATTCCATTGGAACAGAATTATCATGTTGAAACAACGACAATAACAAATAGCTCTAGCAACAATATTAGCGTCTTGCCAAAGACTTTATACCTACCAACATACACTACCATTGATGAAAGACTTGAAGAAAGGGGAACTCAAATATACGAGACGGGTAAAAGCAACAGCTTGGAGGAAACCACGGGAACAGAGGAATTTGAACAATCTAAAGAAGTTGATGATAAAGATAAATAG
- a CDS encoding Protein kinase domain (overlaps_old_locusTagID:BBM_III02835), with protein sequence MRLIDKYPMGHANERPLRHGQKDITMNYGHSTQLKYNLPGNRSTAFNGFNSGQANDVSGTPYPIDGNCAMAPNNFNVSSTLCDVEFRPCPPMIPASFKQNRVSIQNNHPYNQGYIDQGRQSNSYSPPPINPQHVITGKVGNNGQLGGMQNVSNLTNITNLSSNSYKPGFNNVPIGNPNAVNTGYGFYQTPNTPDIAAEHSLDNEINELLSDYGSYKSQNDVSRFNKCTETSTQSGNDVEKIKNDDGFKELISLSQLKKDLQYNRDWRLKINPDELSAKLNSYIAQQAKVKKSNEFGDVISKVNALAVQIEKSTKTFLGKHRKASNNIAKSLEELCTKSTKLVLKDNIEPISKVLDNKVNEFLIRPFATENGNDENIVDIIVTEAKKDWHMQAIKHLTKQEFSLLKLQMLELVNGKTNIEPDKLCFKASLVGNEEPRTVKYKILQEGTFGIVYEALIGSIVCAVKTPSPKMLIKDPFGVLKRISSEWHILSKCKHNHIVKLVGGIVLGAYDVWLATRLIDGVDLYSLKHSNAGKNISIRGLEMCRQLAEAICYLHTPTKGKGVVIHRDVKPENIIVDKNFNITLCDFGDAIEITDEVKIGVSGATWLYAPPELLVLDPLTCANLHSEYEKVVTVKWDVWSMGCVFMEMLSFPNPFYRIVKGKDPYKALVEHAGNGMVPWIPNSLSSTIIGDVIKRSLSLDPADRPTADEILQLLG encoded by the coding sequence ATGAgattaattgataaatatccGATGGGCCATGCAAATGAGAGGCCCTTAAGGCATGGTCAGAAGGATATTACAATGAATTACGGTCATAGTACGCAactaaaatacaatttgcCTGGTAATCGCAGTACAGCGTTTAATGGATTTAATAGTGGTCAAGCTAACGATGTTTCAGGCACGCCGTATCCGATTGATGGAAATTGTGCGATGGCtccaaacaatttcaatGTTTCGTCTACACTTTGCGATGTAGAATTCAGACCATGCCCACCAATGATCCCGGCAAGTTTCAAACAAAACAGGGTCAGCATACAGAACAATCATCCCTACAATCAGGGGTATATAGATCAGGGAAGACAATCGAATAGTTACAGCCCTCCACCCATTAACCCGCAGCATGTCATCACTGGAAAAGTTGGAAATAATGGACAACTTGGTGGCATGCAAAATGTTAGTAATTTGACAAACATCACTAATTTGTCAAGTAATAGTTACAAGCCAGGATTCAATAATGTGCCAATTGGTAACCCAAACGCAGTTAACACCGGTTATGGGTTCTATCAGACACCAAACACCCCTGATATTGCCGCAGAGCATAGCCTCGATAACGAGATAAATGAGTTGCTGAGCGATTATGGCAGCTATAAATCGCAAAATGATGTATCTCgatttaataaatgcaCAGAAACTTCCACTCAATCAGGAAATGATGtagaaaaaattaaaaatgacgATGGTTTTAAAGAACTTATCTCGCTGAGTCAGCTGAAAAAAGATCTCCAGTATAACCGAGACTGGAGACTCAAAATTAATCCTGACGAATTATCTGCCAAATTAAACTCATATATTGCCCAGCAAGCTAAGGTGAAGAAGAGTAATGAGTTTGGAGATGTTATCTCGAAGGTAAATGCATTAGCTGTGCAGATTGAAAAATCTACAAAAACATTTTTGGGAAAACATAGAAAAGCATCCAACAACATCGCCAAGTCACTAGAAGAATTATGTACAAAGAGCACCAAATTGGTGCTGAAAGATAACATAGAGCCCATAAGCAAAGTACTAGATAATAAGGTAAATGAATTTCTAATACGTCCGTTTGCCACTGAAAATGGTAATGATGAAAACATAGTGGATATTATAGTCACAGAAGCCAAAAAAGACTGGCATATGCAAGCTATTAAGCATCTTACTAAACAGGAATTTTCACTACTGAAGCTGCAAATGTTGGAGCTGGTCAACGGAAAAACCAATATCGAACCCGATAAACTGTGTTTCAAAGCTTCACTAGTAGGTAATGAAGAGCCTAGAACcgttaaatataaaatactgCAAGAGGGAACTTTTGGCATAGTCTATGAGGCGCTTATCGGTTCAATTGTATGTGCCGTAAAGACGCCTTCTCCTAAGATGTTGATAAAAGATCCGTTTGGTGTATTAAAGAGAATATCTTCCGAGTGGCATATACTCTCAAAGTGTAAGCACAATCATATTGTCAAGCTTGTGGGTGGGATAGTACTGGGAGCATATGATGTATGGCTTGCAACAAGATTGATCGATGGTGTAGACCTTTACTCTCTAAAACATAGCAATGCgggtaaaaatatttccatTAGAGGGTTGGAAATGTGTAGACAACTAGCAGAAGCTATTTGCTATTTGCATACACCAACTAAAGGGAAGGGCGTGGTGATACATAGAGATGTGAAGCCTGAGAACATTATTGTGGACAAAAACTTCAATATCACATTGTGTGACTTTGGTGATGCAATAGAGATTACAGATGAGGTGAAAATTGGTGTTAGTGGAGCTACCTGGCTTTACGCGCCCCCCGAATTGCTAGTTCTTGATCCGTTAACTTGCGCAAACCTGCACTCTGAATATGAGAAGGTGGTGACTGTCAAGTGGGATGTGTGGTCCATGGGTTGCGTTTTTATGGAAATGCTCAGCTTTCCCAATCCATTTTACCGCATTGTAAAAGGGAAAGATCCCTACAAAGCGTTAGTGGAGCACGCGGGTAACGGAATGGTACCTTGGATTCCAAACTCCCTCTCCTCAACCATCATCGGAGATGTCATTAAAAGGTCATTATCGCTGGATCCTGCTGATAGACCTACGGCCGATGAAATACTCCAATTGCTAGGTTGA
- a CDS encoding hypothetical protein (overlaps_old_locusTagID:BBM_III02835) — MYCALLKYISKRFNKRLFKNYMYHFTIFLLHMMPSSEKTQLAQSPVLTLLHYIVIDIIIIKLDANYSSHELYKVPVYKQAN; from the coding sequence ATGTACTGCGCCTTGTTGAAATACATCAGTAAGCGTTTCAACAAAAGGCTGTTCAAGAATTATATGTACCACTTcacaatatttttgttacaTATGATGCCATCCTCAGAAAAAACTCAATTAGCACAGAGTCCGGTGCTAACACTGCTCcattatatagttattgatataattatcatcaaaCTTGATGCCAATTATTCATCCCATGAGTTATATAAAGTGCCTGTGTATAAACAAGCAAATTGA
- a CDS encoding BmGPI16, Chemotaxis domain (overlaps_old_locusTagID:BBM_III02840) translates to MKRTKLSLLLHLIAQSLITHTLSTLVDAATVTPNGSANVGGAELTRHAGMLDLFDWLDPTYHSFTEYFAKKRKLTSMPYTFVDAPTLTATPLLNDQQLLPGMNPNQGQVTKACVNPSMIQMANHPNCAAIIKHFQDSLMKLKNEYKGKSDLAGSEFQESKHTPIGVSSHFEVNNEFDNKLHDNNSISAPTEIAAENSDAEFHGASEILNVPLAVSHSFYKVSITLTGLEAIRKGMFDINKKGENTISEQRLDSVNKRKISLEYALSSSRNPGDPEVNIRAKKLEREAELATYKALAGVDSFNKCKTAFSALLPLLQQQISNIEYQYNSCIGSFGQMQNFSQDNASKPLTQFSFDASMSQGLNAMDSDLNMIQNAISDITHDSIKSNHHAHTGKKKCCKKRHKGGRMCNRGNRRVRGINGINYSNLSFLPLVASFLFI, encoded by the coding sequence ATGAAGCGTACAAAATTATCGCTATTACTACATCTAATAGCACAATCGCTAATCACACATACTCTATCTACACTAGTAGATGCAGCGACAGTAACTCCTAATGGTAGTGCTAATGTGGGTGGTGCTGAACTAACACGGCATGCTGGCATGCTAGATCTGTTTGATTGGCTGGATCCAACTTATCACAGCTTCACCGAGTATTTTGCCAAGAAACGCAAACTAACTAGCATGCCTTACACATTCGTAGACGCACCAACACTAACTGCAACACCGTTACTCAATGATCAACAATTGTTGCCGGGGATGAATCCCAATCAGGGCCAAGTAACCAAGGCTTGTGTAAACCCTTCCATGATACAAATGGCAAACCATCCCAATTGTGCggcaattattaaacacTTTCAAGACTCTTTGATGAAACTGAAGAACGAATACAAGGGGAAATCGGATCTCGCAGGTAGTGAATTTCAGGAATCAAAGCACACACCCATTGGCGTATCAAGCCACTTTGAAGTTAATAATGAGTTTGACAACAAGTTGCATGATAATAACTCTATTTCGGCTCCAACGGAGATTGCTGCAGAGAATTCAGACGCGGAGTTTCATGGAGCTTCTGAAATATTAAACGTACCTCTTGCAGTATCTCATTCATTCTACAAAGTATCCATCACACTAACAGGCTTGGAAGCTATAAGAAAGGGAATGTTTGACATCAACAAAAAGGGTGAAAATACCATATCGGAGCAGAGACTTGACAGTGTTAACAAGAGGAAAATTAGCTTAGAATATGCGTTAAGCAGTTCTAGAAACCCAGGGGATCCTGAAGTAAACATTAGAGCCAAGAAGTTGGAGAGGGAAGCAGAATTAGCTACTTACAAGGCACTGGCAGGAGTTGACTCTTTTAACAAATGCAAAACTGCCTTTTCGGCACTGCTACCGCTGCTACAGCaacaaatatcaaacatAGAGTACCAGTACAATTCATGCATTGGTTCATTTGGTCAAATGCAAAACTTCTCCCAAGACAATGCTTCAAAACCTCTCACCCAATTCTCCTTCGATGCATCAATGTCACAAGGATTGAATGCCATGGATTCGGACTTGAATATGATTCAAAATGCAATTTCCGATATTACACATGATAGTATTAAAAGTAATCATCATGCGCACACAGGGAAGAAGAAATGCTGCAAGAAAAGACACAAAGGGGGGAGGATGTGCAATCGAGGTAACAGAAGGGTTAGGGGTATCAACGGTATAAATTActccaatttatcatttttaccaTTAGTCGCatcatttttgtttatttaa
- a CDS encoding hypothetical protein (overlaps_old_locusTagID:BBM_III02845), with protein sequence MVSTFIREIIINADLILLSPILFKSINHSVDIESVDDLTTSIDGSNDYVTQLLFDTLVKFVLVDVFVFIIAGDEVLRWNHREIVLDQFYRQIFYPFTIIDHQILESTSIQDTVNVFYNISIHGTKMLVPNEIGMLKKAINKFSQLMYRINLSAQFANFSYEYRFMDEQSTISNKTADNKLTPENDKSKSDNEFAQYNETEHLNFDNNLTRRLSEIIIPFLLVPELDNFVGIYHRAPRILIYGDNNRKIFNKWLGTLKQHLNFKYLPISISHIFSCYCGDSERNLTFAFNLAKSQNCFPTILVLDGIHLICRDMNGKCDMTNRLFATLILQLDQLNQPLQSEYMHAQINSAIIKCPTDCPIVKWINQCQERSFAINISNEEINKASPIAVVAFTDVSIDELCQAVTRKGRFDFLIDGL encoded by the exons atggTGTCCACTTTTATTAGGGAAATCATTATAAACGCAGATTTGATCCTACTTTCCCCAATTCTATTTAAATCGATAAATCATTCAGTTGATATTGAATCTGTTGATGATTTGACAACTAGTATTGATGGTTCGAATGACTATGTTACCCAATTACTGTTTGATACATTGGTGAAATTTGTACTTGTTGatgtatttgtatttattatagcAGGAGATGAAGTTTTGCGGTGGAATCATCGAGAAATTGTTTTGGATCAATTTTACCGCCAAATCTTTTACCCCTTTACCATCATCGATCATCAAATACTAGAATCTACCAGTATCCAAG atacagTGAATGTTTTctataatatatcaatcCATGGTACAAAAATGTTGGTGCCTAATGAAATTGGCATGCTCAAAAAGGCAATAAACAAGTTTAGCCAGCTAATGTATCGCATAAATTTGTCAGCacaatttgccaatttttcATACGAATACAGATTTATGGATGAACAAAGTACGATATCTAACAAAACTGcagataataaattaactccagaaaatgataaaagCAAATCTGATAACGAATTTGCACAATATAACGAAACTGAACATTTGAATTTTGATAACAATCTAACCAGAAGATTATCGGAGATTATTATACCATTTTTATTGGTCCCAGAATTGGACAATTTTGTTGGAATATACCATAGAGCACCTAGAATTTTGATTTACGGTGACAATAATcgcaaaatatttaacaaatggCTAGGCACTTTGAAGcaacatttaaattttaaatatctaCCAATATCAATTTCCCACATTTTTAGTTGCTACTGTGGGGATTCAGAAAGGAATCTAACATTCGCTTTCAATTTGGCTAAGTCACAGAATTGTTTCCCCACAATTTTGGTACTAGATGGTATCCATTTAATCTGTAGGGACATGAATGGTAAATGTGACATGACAAATCGTCTTTTTGCCACGTTAATATTGCAGTTAGATCAACTTAATCAACCCTTACAATCTGAGTATATGCACGCACAGATCAATTCAGCAATCATAAAATGTCCAACTGATTGCCCAATTGTTAAGTGGATAAACCAGTGTCAGGAACGCAGTTTCGctataaatatttctaatgaGGAGATAAATAAGGCCAGTCCAATTGCAGTGGTTGCTTTTACTGACGTGTCAATTGATGAGTTGTGCCAAGCTGTTACTAGAAAGGGCAGATTTGATTTCTTAATTGATGGCCTATAA